Within Acidimicrobiia bacterium, the genomic segment CCTTGGCGCGAACGGTCGTTGAGAACTTCGAACCCGAAATGTACGTCGCCCTAGACATCATTCAGCGCAGACTCATAGGAACCGAAAGGCTCCGACCGCGGCACAGCAATTTGTATGCAGTTACGGGCTCGGCTTTTGCACTTCCCATCGGGGATTGCAAATTCGACGTGATTTTGAACAACGGCACGCTGAATCACCTTCCACATATCGACGTTGCCGCTTGCGAGTTTGCACGGGTGCTGCGACCGGGCGGGGTCTACTTTGGTCGCGAGCCAAATGGGTACAATCCCGCAGTCCGCTGGATAAGTACGCGCAGTAAAGCGGCTAGTCCCAACACAGTGCCCGTTCTCGAGCGAAAAGTGAAAAAGTCGTTCGAGAATGCTGGCTTCGAAGTGTTCACCGACTTCTTCTGGCGACGGCTTCCCATGCTCAAGTACCGCTTCCTCGCGGTATCCTTGCGCATCCAAGCGACCAAGCGACCTTCCATTGCCGATAGCTAGCCCGGTCCACGTCCGAGCTGCACCATGGCAAAGACACTGAGAACCGAGACTCGAGAGCGCGTACGATCGATCATCCTCTCGCGCCCCAATCAGTACAACACGATCACGCCCACTATGAGAGACGAGCTGTCTGCGGCTATCGACGAGGCCGACCGCGACCCAGAGGTCAGAGTGATCCTTCTCAGGGCAGAAGGACCTGCCTTCTGTGCGGGCTACGGACTCGACTGGGCGACTTTGGCTCAGTCTAAGTCTGAACAGCTACCCCAAAGACGACAAAGCGGGGAGCAAAGCGGGGAGACCGCTACCTCGACAGAGCGCGTGTGGGACTCCGTCCAAGACTATCTGTACATGAGCCGCTTCGTCGACTGTTACATGAAGCTCTGGTACGCCAAGAAGCCCACGATCGCTGCCGTACATGGTTGGTGCATCGGAGGAGGTACTGACTTGGTTTTGTGTGCAGATATTATCGTCGCCGCACACAGCGCCAAGTTCGGCTATCCGCCGTCAAGAGTATGGGGTATCCCAACTACAGCAATGTGGGTGTACCGACTGGGACTCGAAAAAGCCAAGCGCTACTTACTTACAGGAGACGAAATCTCAGCCGAAACGGCTGCCCAGATAGGTCTCATCCTAGAAGCCGTTCCCGACGACAAGCTCGAATCCCACTCCTTCGACCTAGCTCGGCGGATGGCGATGCTTCCCCTGAATCAACTGATCATGATCAAGTTGCTATGCAACCAGACTGTCGAAAACATGGGATTCTTTTCGAGCCGCGTCCTTGGCACGATCTTTGACGGAGTAGCCCGCCACACTCAAGAGGGTCTCGATTTCGTGCAAAGAGCTCTCGAGGTTGGATGGAGGCAAGCAGTTCGGGAGCGTGACGACCCCTTTGGCGACTACGGATCTGCCAAACGGCCGTCCTGACTACTGTACTTTCAATTACGCATTTCTCGCTTCGACCGGTCGCGGTCGTCGGCGTTTTCGTCGTTTGCTGAAGATTCTTCCTGACTCTCGAGAGCGCCCGGTCGATGGCGTCGCGAACCCTGACTTGCTGTATCTAAAACTCGTGCGAAGGAAATAATTACTTGACCGCCGTATTAACTTTTATGTGGTGAGCACGATGACCATGTCACAGGATGCATCTCTTCAGATAATGCTTGAGCGCGTACGGGCATTGAAAGAGAAAGACAAGCCCGCGCGGGGAAAGTCGAAGTTTCCCGGTCTTCAAGGAATCAAACCGAGACACTTTTGCTGGATTATCAAGGGTCAGCTCGCAGCATCCGAGCGGCCAGGGGGTGCAACCAAAAGGCATCGCCGCGTGCGACGGGACGAGGAGCTGATCTGGATTCTCGAGTCAGAGATCACTCACATACTTTCACTGCTCCCGGCTACTCATAACATGAAAGCCTATGCCGACTTTGGAATACCAGCGACAAACATCGAGGTTTCGGCGTTTGAGGACCTGAGAGCGAAGCTTCCCCAGATATACGATTTCATTGACGCAAGTCGAGCCAAAGGCGAGGTTTTGTTGGTCCATATGGACGAGTTCAATGACGCCCTTGCAGGCATGTTGGCGGGGTATCTTCTCCACGCGAGCCTCTGCCAGCGAGTACAGCAGGCCACTGCGATCATGGAGCGCATCATCCGACGCCCACTAGGCCCCGACGCACGAGCAGTAGCTGCGCTGGGAAGTCGGTAAGTGTTTGGCAGAAACCGCTTCGTATCGGTACAGCATACACGTCAGGCTCCACCTTCGAAACCTGCAGCCTTCGAAACCTGCGGCCTCTCAGGCGGTTGATGCAACCTTCGATGAGCTAGGGTGTAGATCGCCTTCGACCTCTAGCCTGGGAGTCTCAGGCGGAGACGTTTTCTCGCCGCTCGGGGGCGCAGGGGGTTTGAAAACCACAAATCGGAAGTACACGAGCTTGGCAACCCACACCGAACCAAAGCCAGCCAAGTTGGCCAAGTTGATGTACACGAGGTTCGCAGGCCAAAGCGTGTTGGAAACGGTGATCGCTCCCTGACTCGCCAGAAATCCGGCTACCGATGCCCCAAGGTACTGAACGACTTGCTTTCGCGATGAGGTCTCCGGGTCCGCCCTGAACACCCAGCGCTGCTGGACCCTGAATACAGCCAGAGTGGCGGCCAAAAAGGCGAATGTCTTAGCCACCTGAGGTGCCAGCCCGAGCAGTTTTATTCCCCCGTTCAGGACGGCAAAGTCAATAATTGTTGCTAATACGCTGACGATTCCGTATTTCACAGTTGTCCGAGTGTGATGGTGATTGGAAATCTTCTTTATTTTTTCTTTCATTGCTCCTGTTCGCTATCTCTCCAGAGGGCATTTTTGTGCAAGTAGGGCTACAAGCGGGAGTCGAGGCTACGCCGACCCGCCGCTGAGCACTAAAGGACGGTCGAGTGGAATGTGTGCACAGGAAATCATAGTTCAGGGGTTGAGGCTCACAGGCAATCACGGCGTCACCCCGGCAGAGCGGGCTATGCCTCAACCATTCGAAGTCGATATTGTCGCAGAGACGGAGTCAGCGGACGCTCAGAAATCCGATCGTCTCGAGGACACAGTTGACTACGAGATGCTGTGTGCTCAGGCTCAAAAGGTTATCGCAGGACCCCCTTTTTCACTGCTGGAACGCGTAGCAGCCGAGATTGCAGAGGCCGTCCTGGATTTGGGAGGGATTGGTCGCGTGACTGTCACGGTCAAGAAGCTCCATCCTCCCATGGATTACGCGGTAGCATACACAGCCGCGAGGGTGACGCGACTCGCAAACCATCGAGATTCGACGTACCACGCTTCGATAGCGGCCGATTAGAAATGGATTCATCACGCAGCGAGATTGCCTACAAATCGGTGTACGCCTACGTTTCGCTCGGCTCCAACATGGGAAACAGGCGTGAGTACCTAAGATCGGCCATGCACGAGATAGCCCGATACGACGAAATCGAAGTCGTAGCGGCATCTTCGCTTTACGAAACCTCGCCAGTGGGGGGACCTCTGGGTCAGGGTCCGTACCTGAATGCTGTCGCACTGTTACGGACCCGTTTAGAGCCCGTGAAGCTATTGGAGGTGTGCCAACGAATCGAAGTATCAAACGGCCGACAGAGAGACGTACGCTGGGGTCCTCGAACTCTTGACATCGATATTTTGACCTGGGGGCAAATATCGCTGAGCACTGGCGCTCTGACGATCCCCCATCCCCGTATGTACGATCGCCTGTTCGTGCTGGAACCGTTGCTAGAACTCGGCTTCATAGATGGCGCAGGCCTCGATGAGGAGAGGGCGAATCAAAGATTCTGTGAGCTACGCGCCGACCCGAGCCAGAAGGTCGCAATCGTACAAGATCGGCGCTGGTGGTTTAGGGAAACTCCTGTATAATCGTGCATGACCGTGCTGGATGACCGAGTCCGGCATCCCTTCATGGGAGCTGGAACGGAGGGAGTCCGTGGATCGTAAACGCGAAACCGCTCGTTCGGGCGGTGGACAATTGATCGATGAATACCACGCGGCACGACTGGCCGTAGTGGGAACTGGCAGGGTGGGAAGTACTCTCGCTCGTAGCTTGGCGGGCGCTGGCTGGAACGTCTGCACCGTAATGGGCTCCTCGCCTAGGTCTACTTCCTCGCACCGACTCGCAACCGAGCTAGGATGTGAGGTTGCATCGGGCTATGAGAGCCTACTAGAGAAAGCGGACGTTGTTCTCTTGTGCGTCCCTGACTCGGTCCTGGAAGAGACGGCGACCGCACTGGCGCAGATTTCCGATTGGGGGAACGACCGATCGCAGCGCCGGCTAGTGGGGCACACTTCCGGTTCGCACGGAATCTCAGTGCTGAGGCAACTTGCGTCGCTTGGATGGTCGGTGTTCTCCCTTCATCCCGTCGTATCCATAGCCCATCCCGACTCCGGACCAGAGGTTCTAAAGGGTAAATACGCTGGAATAACCGCATCGCGCGCCGCATTGCCGGTGGCACAGGAGATGGCTGTATCACTCGGGATGATACCTTTCGAGGTCTATGAAGAACACAGGCCCGCTTATCATCTCGCGTGCTCCATGGCTTCGAATTTTTTGGTGACCCTGTTGGCCATAGCAGAGCAGATTACCGAGGGAGTGGGGATAAAGCAGGGTGCCTCCATTTTCGTGCCGCTTGTAGAAAGCACCGTCGCCAACCTGGGAGTGATGTCTCCAATGCAGGCACTTACTGGACCCATTGCAAGAGGAGACGTCCCCACGGTGAGAGCACACCTGGCAGCATTAGAGAAATCTATTCCCCGACTGATCCCCTGTTATCTCGAGTTAGCAACCGCCACCTTAGACGTGGCACGTCTCGACGCTGTGAAACGGGAACAAATGGAGACTCTTATATCCGAGTGGAAACTCCGCGTACTCGACATGGAGACACCAGCGCGGGAAAGTCGCGCCTTGAACGAGGCATCGGCGAGTGGACTCGAGGCTACTAAGGCTTGGCATCGTGGCCGGATTGTTCCGTCTTGAGGAGCCAGGCTCAGCCATGGAACTTCTAGAGACCAAATTGGAGATGACGAAACTCTCGAGATCGTGGAGGCGCGACGGTCTAGAGATCGGGTTCGTGCCAACCATGGGTGCCCTCCACGAAGGACACCTCTACCTGATGCGCCGAGCCCGCCAAGACTGTGATCGCCTGGTCGTATCTGTATTCGTAAATCCCTTGCAGTTCGGTGCGGGGGAAGATCTCGACGCCTACCCCCGCGACCTAGAAAACGATGCTCGGCTTGCCGAAAAAGTCGGTTGCGACGCTCTCTTTGCTCCCAGCGTTGTCGAGATGTATCCGCATAAAGTAGAGACAAAAGTAACCGTGGAAGGACCTTCCCAAGGACTGTGCGGAGGGTCCAGGCCCGGACACTTTGATGGCGTAGCCACCGTCGTTGCAAAGCTATTCAACATCGTCGAACCGGACAGAGCCTACTTTGGTAAAAAAGACGCTCAGCAGCTCGCTGTAGTGAGGAAAATCGTCGACGACCTCGACTTCCCCGTTTCTATCGTCGGCTGCCCCACCGTTAGAGAACCTGACGGTTTGGCGTATTCAAGTCGTAACCAATACCTAAAGAAAGAAGCCCGGACCGCAGCAGTGTGTCTGTTTGGAGGTCTTCTCGAAGCCGCAAAACTACTTGAAAGCGGCGAGAGGCGTGCGGATCGTCTCGAGAAGGCCGTCGCAAGCGTGGTCGACGCTGAGCCGCTAGCGCGTCTCGACTACGCAGAACTTCGTGACTCCACGACAATCGACAAACTCGATAGGGTTCCTGAAAACGGTGAGGCGATCCTGGCAGTCGCAGCATATTTATCGAATCCGGGGCAAGACGCCCCCGCTGCTCGTCTCATCGATAACGTGTTCATACTGTCCAAGGATGGGAGAGTATCGATCGACAAAGGTGTTGTAATATCGGGCTTCGCATCCTTAGCGGAGAACCGGGTGGGATAGGCTGGATGGAGAGGTGCCGCAAGTGACGCGAACCATGCTCAAATCGAAAATCCATAGGGTGACAGTTACCGATGCGAGCCTCGATTACATAGGGAGCATCACTCTCGACTCCACTCTCATGAAGGCAGCGGACATTCTCCCCAATGAACAGGTCCACGTCCTTAATCTGAGCAACGGAGCTAGGTTTGAGACCTATGCAATAGAGGCAGAGGCTGACTCTGGGACAGTATGTGTCAACGGAGCAGCTGCGCGACTCGTCAGCCCAGGAGACAAAGTCATAATCCTTACCTACACGACTCTTTCCGACGAAGCGGCCAAGAAATGGTCGCCCTCGGTCATTTTCGTTGACGAGAAGAACCGGATTGTCGTTACTTCTGGAGGACCCGGAAGCGAATAAAGAAGGCGCATCCCCCACGAGGGCGACTCGGAGAGCGGTCCTTCGCGCATTGTGCGAGGACCTGGTCGGCCATGCCGAGGGGATCTCAATGAGCTCCACAGCAGAGGGGCACGCCCACAACTTGGGCGAATTGATCGAAGATTTTTTCAGTTGTGATCCCACATCTGTTGCGCTTACAAAGCTGATCGACGAATCCGTCAAAGGCAGCATCAATGCCAAGAAGGCAGCCGATCCGACATCGATCAGAGCTGAAGGCGTATTCATAGCAAAAAAGGAGGGGGTATTGGCAGGTACGCTCCCCGCATCCCTAAGTGTTCAGGTCTTGGATACCGACGCCCAAGTGCACTGGGATGTATCGGAAGGCGAGCTATTCAGCCCAGGAGATTCTTTGGGAACGGTAAACGGTTGTTTGCAGGCCCTCCTGTGCGCAGAACGGACCGCTCTCAACTTTCTTTGTCACCTGAGTGGAGTAGCGACGCTCGCAAGAGCTTTTGTGGAAGAAGCTAGAAAGCACAATTCTGAGGTGGTAGTAAGGGACACCAGAAAAACGCTTCCAGGCCTCCGCCTCTTCGAAAAAGAAGCTGTGCGGGCAGGTGGAGCTGCAAATCACCGGATAGGCTTGTACGACGGAATCCTCGTAAAAGACAATCACTTGAGTGCCGCAACGTCGCTTGGCATTTCGCATCGAGATGCTCTTTTTAGCCTAGTAGCTCAATGCAGGAAAAAATTCCCGGCGCTTGTCGTAGAAGTCGAGGCGGATGACGAAACACAGGCCGAGATGGCAGCTGAAGCCGGAGCCGACATAGTCCTCTGCGACAACATGTCACCCGAAGCCGTGAGGCGGGTGGTTGAAGCGGTGAGAGGTCGCGCTAAAGTCGAGGCCTCGGGACGGATCACTTTGGACAACATAGGGAGTTATGCAGCCGCAGGCGCGGACTATATCGCTGTAGGGTCTATCACCCACTCGGCTCCGGCAATAGACATCTCGTTTGAGATTCGAAAGGCGTGGTGCGCCTGATTGTGAGAGTGGAACCAGGAAACGAGTAATGCTCCTTGCTATAGACGTTGGAAACACTCAAACGGTATTGGGTCTCTTTGACGACAAGGCTGTTCGAGACGCCCTAAGAGCACACTGGCGGATATCTACGGAGGAAAGCCGCACAGCTGATGAGCTAGCCCTGATCCTGCGCCAACTTGTCGACTCTGCAGGATTCAGGATCGAAGAAGTCCGCAGTGTCGCTTTGTGCTCGGTCGTCCCAAAGGTAACGGCGTCCTTGAGAGCGGTGTGCGCTAAGCATTTAGGCGTAGATCCTCTGGTTCTCGCTCCAGGCGTAAAAAGCGGCATGCCCATCCTCTACGACAACCCCAAAGAGGTCGGAGCCGACCGAGTTGCCAACGGGGTTGCGGCTTACGAGGAGTACGGAGGGCCTGCAATTGTGGTTGACTTTGGCACTGCCACGACCTTCGATGCCATAAGTAAGGACGGCGAGTACTTGGGAGGGGCCATTGCACCCGGAATTGAGGTTGCCTCAAGAGCTCTTTTCGACGCCGCAGCCGGACTGCGCCGAGTGGAGCTTGTAGCACCAAGACAAGCAATAGGTAGGAACACCACTGAGAGCCTCCAGTCCGGTATCGTCTTCGGGGTAGCCGGGCAAGTTGACTCGATGATCGAGCGGATCCGTAACGAGTTGGACGGAGACGTGGTCACGATCGCCACGGGAGGGTTGGCCCCGTTGGTCATATCCCACTGCAAGCTCGTCCAACACCATGATGCCTTCCTCACACTGAAAGGGCTTGTAATCATTTACAGGCGGAACGGATAGATCTTGGGCTCCGACTCCCTATTCAAGCCGACCACAACCTCTGCCGACCTTAGAGTCCGCTATGCGTCGTTGCAGCCAGATTCCACAACGGGAGATCTGGCGGCAGTTGCCGGGAGAGTGGTAGCGCACAGGGACACAGGCAAGCTAGTCTTTGCCGTGATCAAGGATGGAAGTGGGACGATACAACTTTTCTGTCCTGCCTCTATTGGCGATCCCTCCTTTCGAACAGCCAAAGATTTGATTCTCGGCGACATAGTGGGCGCCGAAGGAGAGGTCCTGACGACCAAAACAGGCGAACTGTCCATACGTCCAGAGAAGCTAGTCCTCATCACAAGGCCCAAACGCCCTCTACCAGGTAAGTGGCACGGTATCACCGACGTCGAGACCCGATACCGGAAGCGCTATCTGGATTTCATTCTCAATGACGATGCCAGGGCTGTCCTAGTCGCTCGGGCAAAAGTGCTCGCCTCAATTAGGCACACGCTGGACCAACAGGGATTTCTCGAGGTCGAAACCCCAATTTTACAGCCACTTCCCGGCGGTGCAGCTGCCCGACCTTTCGTGGCCCGCTACGAGGCTCTCGAGACCGATGTTTACCTGCGCGTAGCTCCCGAGCTTTACCATAAGCGAATCCTCGTGGGGGGAATCGAGCGCATTTATGAAATCGGACGCTGCTTTAGAAACGAGGGGATCTCCACTCGCCACAACCCAGAATTCACCATGCTCGAGGCCTACATGGCTTATGGAAATTACAAGGACATGATGGTACTCACCCAGAAGCTGGTAGCAGACGCAGCCACGGCTTGCACTGGCAAAACCAAGATAGAGTACCGCGGCATGACAATAGACCTTGCTGCCCCATGGAAAGAGGTCCCCATGCTCGACCTAGTAGCCGAGGTATCGGGCATGGAGTTTGGTCCGGAAACCCCAGTAGAAAATGCGCAAGCCGCTGCCCGCTCCCTCGGCCTTGAAGTCGATGAGTCCTGGGGCGTAGGAAAGCTCGCCTTTTATATCTACGACAAAGTCTGCGAGAGCAAACTCGACAAACCTACCTTCGTAACGGGATTTCCGGTCGAGGTAAGTCCTCTAGCCAAACCATCACCGGAAAATCCGTGGATAGCAGAGCGATTCGAGGCGGTCATAGCCGGACGCGAGCTAGTAAATGCATTCAGTGAGCTTTCAGACCCTGACGAGCAGGCAAGGCGCTTACAAGAACAGGCACGGAAGAGGGCTGCTGGCGACGAGGAAGCAATGGTTTATGACGAGGACTTCGTCACGGCTCTTGAGTATGGGATGCCTCCTGCAGGTGGATTGGGAATGGGCATTG encodes:
- a CDS encoding enoyl-CoA hydratase; translated protein: MAKTLRTETRERVRSIILSRPNQYNTITPTMRDELSAAIDEADRDPEVRVILLRAEGPAFCAGYGLDWATLAQSKSEQLPQRRQSGEQSGETATSTERVWDSVQDYLYMSRFVDCYMKLWYAKKPTIAAVHGWCIGGGTDLVLCADIIVAAHSAKFGYPPSRVWGIPTTAMWVYRLGLEKAKRYLLTGDEISAETAAQIGLILEAVPDDKLESHSFDLARRMAMLPLNQLIMIKLLCNQTVENMGFFSSRVLGTIFDGVARHTQEGLDFVQRALEVGWRQAVRERDDPFGDYGSAKRPS
- the folB gene encoding dihydroneopterin aldolase, encoding MCAQEIIVQGLRLTGNHGVTPAERAMPQPFEVDIVAETESADAQKSDRLEDTVDYEMLCAQAQKVIAGPPFSLLERVAAEIAEAVLDLGGIGRVTVTVKKLHPPMDYAVAYTAARVTRLANHRDSTYHASIAAD
- the folK gene encoding 2-amino-4-hydroxy-6-hydroxymethyldihydropteridine diphosphokinase: MDSSRSEIAYKSVYAYVSLGSNMGNRREYLRSAMHEIARYDEIEVVAASSLYETSPVGGPLGQGPYLNAVALLRTRLEPVKLLEVCQRIEVSNGRQRDVRWGPRTLDIDILTWGQISLSTGALTIPHPRMYDRLFVLEPLLELGFIDGAGLDEERANQRFCELRADPSQKVAIVQDRRWWFRETPV
- a CDS encoding pantoate--beta-alanine ligase, whose protein sequence is MELLETKLEMTKLSRSWRRDGLEIGFVPTMGALHEGHLYLMRRARQDCDRLVVSVFVNPLQFGAGEDLDAYPRDLENDARLAEKVGCDALFAPSVVEMYPHKVETKVTVEGPSQGLCGGSRPGHFDGVATVVAKLFNIVEPDRAYFGKKDAQQLAVVRKIVDDLDFPVSIVGCPTVREPDGLAYSSRNQYLKKEARTAAVCLFGGLLEAAKLLESGERRADRLEKAVASVVDAEPLARLDYAELRDSTTIDKLDRVPENGEAILAVAAYLSNPGQDAPAARLIDNVFILSKDGRVSIDKGVVISGFASLAENRVG
- a CDS encoding aspartate 1-decarboxylase gives rise to the protein MTRTMLKSKIHRVTVTDASLDYIGSITLDSTLMKAADILPNEQVHVLNLSNGARFETYAIEAEADSGTVCVNGAAARLVSPGDKVIILTYTTLSDEAAKKWSPSVIFVDEKNRIVVTSGGPGSE
- the nadC gene encoding nicotinate-nucleotide diphosphorylase (carboxylating) codes for the protein MSSTAEGHAHNLGELIEDFFSCDPTSVALTKLIDESVKGSINAKKAADPTSIRAEGVFIAKKEGVLAGTLPASLSVQVLDTDAQVHWDVSEGELFSPGDSLGTVNGCLQALLCAERTALNFLCHLSGVATLARAFVEEARKHNSEVVVRDTRKTLPGLRLFEKEAVRAGGAANHRIGLYDGILVKDNHLSAATSLGISHRDALFSLVAQCRKKFPALVVEVEADDETQAEMAAEAGADIVLCDNMSPEAVRRVVEAVRGRAKVEASGRITLDNIGSYAAAGADYIAVGSITHSAPAIDISFEIRKAWCA
- a CDS encoding type III pantothenate kinase translates to MLLAIDVGNTQTVLGLFDDKAVRDALRAHWRISTEESRTADELALILRQLVDSAGFRIEEVRSVALCSVVPKVTASLRAVCAKHLGVDPLVLAPGVKSGMPILYDNPKEVGADRVANGVAAYEEYGGPAIVVDFGTATTFDAISKDGEYLGGAIAPGIEVASRALFDAAAGLRRVELVAPRQAIGRNTTESLQSGIVFGVAGQVDSMIERIRNELDGDVVTIATGGLAPLVISHCKLVQHHDAFLTLKGLVIIYRRNG
- the lysS gene encoding lysine--tRNA ligase, yielding MLGSDSLFKPTTTSADLRVRYASLQPDSTTGDLAAVAGRVVAHRDTGKLVFAVIKDGSGTIQLFCPASIGDPSFRTAKDLILGDIVGAEGEVLTTKTGELSIRPEKLVLITRPKRPLPGKWHGITDVETRYRKRYLDFILNDDARAVLVARAKVLASIRHTLDQQGFLEVETPILQPLPGGAAARPFVARYEALETDVYLRVAPELYHKRILVGGIERIYEIGRCFRNEGISTRHNPEFTMLEAYMAYGNYKDMMVLTQKLVADAATACTGKTKIEYRGMTIDLAAPWKEVPMLDLVAEVSGMEFGPETPVENAQAAARSLGLEVDESWGVGKLAFYIYDKVCESKLDKPTFVTGFPVEVSPLAKPSPENPWIAERFEAVIAGRELVNAFSELSDPDEQARRLQEQARKRAAGDEEAMVYDEDFVTALEYGMPPAGGLGMGIDRLVMLLTNSTSIREVIAFPQLRPERQ